The sequence GACTCCGATTGAGCTCCTGCGATGCCCGAAACAGCAAATGTCATTAAAGTTGTTAGGTTCGACATTGGAGTAAGATAGTGAAATAAAGAAAGCTAAATCGATGGTGGAATATTTCTATTTATACTGATCAGGAAGAGATCATCATTATTTCTCTCTTAACAGTATCATGCTAATTGATATTAATGTTTTCAATTATGGCTTGGATATGCAATAGTTATTCAACCATACGAAATCAACCAGAAGCTGTTAGTTTCGTCTTCGTTTCAGACCTGAATCTAGACATAATCTCTTGATGGCTTATAGATGATCGAATATTGTGATAACGGTTTGCGAGTAtgggaaaaatattgtaaattagACCCTCATTTGGCAGTGTTCTCATTTGCCGTGATTGTACACTCTACACACTAATACAAAAGGTGATTTTATTGCTGGTttctttttgacagatcacgtatgaatcgtgtcttgtgtcattgtccaaCTTGTTCAGTTTTATCTATAATTTAACCATGAATCGTCATGAATGGGCGCTTGGaggaaaattcacttttttatcgaaaaattgcattcgacgacgaagctcatttctggttggacCTGGATTTCTAACGCGTGGAAGAAAAGCTCAAGGAGTCAAACCCAAAAAGCATCATTTTTATGATTTATGACCCTTTACGGGACGCACGCTCAATTAGGTATAGAAAGCGGATTCACAACAAAATTTGCCTTCACCCAAAATGTGCCTTAAGCCGTGGCCCTGGCGAGCATTCGAAAATCTCGCCCAACGCATGTCGCTGTCTGTCATTGAGCTCATGAGAAGCTTGTTTTCCCTCCTTCTGAATTTTTCCTATGCTTAGAGGACGATCAAAATCCGTTTGGCAACTAATGTTTATTCTCTCCGACATTTGTTTTCAACTTTTAGTATTGTCTTCAACAATCTATGCAATTTGGTATTTTCAATTCTCTTCCAAATTTTTCTTGGAattggattcttagtgtcagtagaattgcAGTACCAGccatgtacgctatgaatcggctgcgaggtctgttgaaacagaaggtcaaattccacaaaaggaatgtaaatcCAAAGTTGTTACCAAATTGCAAAGGGTTTTTGCAAAGTGATATTACTGCAATAAAAAATCTTGCACTAGTTTCTATGGTGATCTAGTTCCTGTATGCAGAGACATCTCTTGAAAAAATCCCGCATTATCAACTAGCGCACCTGGTAGATATTTTCCAACCGCTTTTGTTTGGTAAAGGCatattctagttctagatgcataatttatgtcagttttaaaatttaaatattataacaacaaaaactggcagccccaacagcgtttttctcgtgtttcaaaaatacaaaaaatgaaacggcagcgtatgccagttttaaatttgacagtagaactgttcgaataaataaaactaaaacggattgctggagatacgtttgttccagtttcagttctattatagaccacccatataaaccttccagctgctgaatttgctcttagggcacgttcaggagtgttctaattctacacgcttaaaaatagttactcaaaaatgagtaagatctcactcatctacagaaaaagtggaacaactctaatttagagtaactccgaagttactcaaatttgagttcttccactggaaacgatatttgggtaaaatctactcatttactgagtaatactttattcgtacatgtacaaaaatagagtaactatcactcaaattttgtgtgaaattttatttcacatataccaaatttgcaaaaaaaaatgctccttttctgagtgtattgtattacaatgttaaataattgaactcaatactatatcaagtggtggtcgcttggagtagtgtgttatgctcaggcaccaatcatacacttattcctcataaaattttcattaatgacatttgagcatattcgtttccattctaaagcacaacacgaagctgatcattccggtttttgcagacacaacaccgtttgtgttgatcgactcaccctcgaaatacgcgtctcactaacaaaaaatacaacctgtcgctacaaatggttattacaacttttagacttatcgcgaatgcgaatagtaactagaaaacgagattttgcgttaaactcaaattaagagtaggagttactcaatatcattgatgataactactcaatttttgacgttttcatgtatcatttgaaaatgagtaactagtactcaaactttgagtaactttttctaagcgtgtagatgcataatttatgtcagttacaaaatttaaatctgaatttcataacaagaaaaactggcagccccagcagtgttttactcgtgtttcaaatatacaacaaatagaacggcatcgtagaccagttttaaatttgacagaagaactggtcgaataaataaaattagtttctgctctattatagattccCCATATGAACCTTCCagttgctgaatttgctctattaGGTTGTATTTTAACTTTCAGTTAACATTTGACAGTCGAACAGTTATGTTGTCGTTATcacaaaataaccctgctcgaaagcatggttaccaacattatcagatccgagtGAAtgccgaatcaattccaaatcgtcgagaaattttcattcggaattccatgtggaaatcattaTGAATACCGAaaaaattccaactccagtgcaacaaccgattccgaatgaatttcgcctccaACCGGTTGGTTCGGAAAGCTGTCGGAATTGAGCGTGAAGATGCgggctgaattgtcaattcgttttctttttattcTTTGCCGATTTTGCAcgctttcgtgctgattttcagtttatttttaaataaaaacattatataactgaatatataaattcaaatcttcaagtttttcggatatacggaACTAGTAGATAACTATTTCTTCTTAGAGTACCAGCAAAAAcgtttgaaattcgctggaaattaacgaaAAGACCTACCTTgttagcatcatccattccttagCTGGAGTGCAGTGAAATGGTGTAAGCAGCAGAGATGcctgataaaaatttcaaatatcttcagacagggctgCAAAAgtctttatatataaaaaaaaaactccgcAGTTAGcaagtacagggtccgccatgtaacttttttttaaatgctataaaacacaaacggttcatccgatttcaaaatttattttttcatattaaagtacaatccttttggttaattgtggaatataattttactcaaatggctgcctcggctggccttgcagtacgccatacggtcggttcagttttttagtacattttcgattgtatgcagttttatttcagctatggctgcacgaatgttgtccttcaaggcttgaattgtctctgacttgtccacataacaattatctttgacagcccctcaaagataatagtctaacggtgtcaaatcatagctccgaggcggccaaacgacatccgaatttcgactgataattcgatcttcgtagACTGTGCGCAgtagatcgatcgtagcgttggctatgTCTTGTTGgagccaaatggtgtccaagtcttcctcttcaagtaacgggaagaaccaatcgctaatcgccattgaccgtggcagcggcttctgcctcattttcgaagataaatggcccaatgatgccgccagaccaaaatccgcaccaaaccgtcactctctgaggatgcatcggcttctccatgatagccCGCCGAGATGATAATGTGTCTCAtgcgagaagatgattttttggcaaaaatcggcgtcttcttcaagctgatcgcaagcccagttggcactattttcacgcgttcctcaagcgtatacacaaccattttggtTCAGCGGaaagataaaactaagtttctgtcaaatcagaagtgacattaaggttaccaatgtcgctagttaaaaaaaagttagatggcggaccctgtatgtctttatttctctataaagtatgaaacGCTAAACTGAGGTCccggcaatttcaaaagtctgtaaatgttgacgaaagtctgcaaaaaactagattttcaaaagtctgcacaacaaacacaagacaaatctgcagatctggcatctctgggtgTAAGTCGCCTAGCTtctacactaacactaacacattcataaaattagCGAAAtatcaatgtcatttacaatgtcactgtcaatcgggtagATCGAGGACCCAAAAACGAGAAGTCGATTaaaaattcattgctcatttcgtcatttcgataatgtgtgtaTCTTTGACCTTTCGCTATCTTttctccgacactgaaaaaaatcttgcaaaaataattataatttcagttctaaaaaaaattctgtgtaAAAGAGATATCCCAATAGAAAGTATCAATACATTGTTAAACGGCGTaagtttttctcgaagttcttGTAACATTTTCTGTATTGCAATgattatatcacttgatatcattttattttcagtgcaaaataaacccaaataactttccatccgtcatactttgaaatgggctgtagttttagttaaattcacctcTCGACAAAgaataactgctcgactgtcaaactAAAAGTAAAATATTAAAGAACCCAcaatatcgaaatgacggaatgagcaatgaattcttactcgactgcataatTTTTTagtcggttcagtgctagaattttcaccTGCTCGaccaacccgattgacagtgacattataaatgtcattgaatattcgctcattttatgaatgtgttagtgtaaaatttaggcgactcaagccatttcactacactcaagctagaggaatggatgatgctgactaaggtagaccgttttgttaatttccagcgaagttcaacagtttatgttgggatttcCACATAGaatttcgaatgaaaatttctcgccgattcggaattgattcggaatcctttcggttctgataatgtgggaagcTTTAATCAGAAGTAAATTGTAAGGTATAAAAGGACTAAGCCTATGCACAACGCTGTGATGGATATTTGCTCTAAAATGATAGGCTGtcgtataatttaaaactgtcaaaaattataATTCGAGCTTGGTGATCGTAACGCGAAGATTtaaaatcggttctacatttgtcTGTTAATGTATTGGTGTTATGTCAGCTCACTGTGATGTTTTAAATCAGaatgaaacaaacaaaataaatgatattgaaAACGATATATGTAGAGTTTTGTCACGAACTTCTAGAGAAAATTTCTCGATGATAGTGAGCTACAGGGCTTTTAAATGATactgtattattcagtgcaaaacatttCCTGATTATTTTGACAGATTCTGGAATGTCATTTGACGCTTTGACATTTCGCCTGTCAGATCTTGCTACCCACACTCACGTAAGAAATTTAAAACAGTGTTTTttcgtgtttcaaattttcattaatttgaaacaaattcgtcgagcagtttttaaTCTGTTCCAAATTTGTgctcgaaaaatagaactagATCTCAGCGTATGCAACAAAATAACGAAATTAGCACGGAAACCTACAAACGTAAAAATCCCTACCCGTTTTTAGTGCACAAAACACTCTTTTATACTCTCTGTTTAATTGCTCTTCGCAATCAAAGAATGTTCCTTGCACGGAAAACACTCACACGAAACGTTAAGAACCTAAAATTAACAGTTCACTTCAACAAGCTGTGGCTCTTGTATTGTTTGATTCCCAATGAATGGGGATCAAATTTCTTACGTTTCAAGTAAGGTGGATCGAATGTAGTATTTGAAATATGATATGATATTTATaagtatttatttattagtCTACATCGAATAAATATTACACTCTAAATTTCAGTCTTCGAAATCATTTATCTTAAATTAATAAACTTAATTAGTACTTATCCCCACTTTCCAAACCACTTATGATGGGCCGGTGATCTGCAAAACAAAGAACAAACAGTAAAGTTTCTTTTTAAAACAGTGATGATAATACACcgattttacccatagctttcgACATAGCCATCGATCACCGTCGGGCCGTGATTGACGTCCGCATCGTGTTTGAAGCCATACATTCCTTGAATAGCGGTAGTAGCAAAACTGAAAAACAGTGCCGCTCCAGTTACTAACCCTTTGAGAAGCATCATGACGGGGAACTGCCACGTGCGATACCCTACAGGAGAAGATTTAAAATCCCTtgttttggtaaaaaaaaaattaaccgtTTAAATTGATCGTTTTCACTCACACATTTGGGCATAGTATACCGGATCATATCGGGCTGACTCCGCCCCAAGAGCTCTTGATTCCGTTCGATCTTCGTTTATGCTGTAGCACACATTTACCATGCAGTATAGAACTAGAACGATTCGCCAATTGGGAACTTTCACTCGCTGTCTACTGATCATTTTGATGGTCTTTTTTAAACTAGACTAAAAGCGAAGTCAGTTCACACTTTCGATTTTATAGCCCTTGTTGCAGCGAGCGATACAATTCATTAGCTCCAATTAGCGTCGAGGAAAATCGAAAACATCGGAAATGTTATATACGTATAAATAGCATAGTTAAAGACTTCCGCTCGATTTAGTAGATCGATACCCATTAAAGTGAGTATTTCGTGACGATGAACAGAATAGTGAGGGCACTAGTTTTTGTGTCGATCGTGTTAAATGTAGTGATAGCGGAAACAGCTGTGCAACTAGCCGATGGTAAACCGAAGGATCAGGACCAGGCTCGTCAAGCTATTGTTCCACCGGGTAGATGTAAGCTTCGAAAGTTAGATAAAATAGATCACGTCAAACGATCATCAAAAACATTTCTCCTCCGACAGGGTGGCCCTATGGATGGGGTTGGGGTTGGGGCTGGGGTATTGCCGTATTTGTGCTGGCTATCGTGAAAGGATCCATTCTACTTGGCATATTCGTTATCTGGGCGTTCTTCAGAAGTTTTGGCGGTCATAAGGGACATGGTTGCGCACCGATCATTATCCGAGAATCTCCACCACCTTTTGAACACATCcacgattttgaacacatccatCATCATCCGTGGGAACGGTTGGCGGCTGGAAACGAATATCCTGTCCGAACGAAAAGATCGGCCGACTACATCGACTCTCAGCTCTACTGGACAGATATGGTGACCGATCTGggtttcagttttctcggagTACACTCGAGGGATTGCCGGAAGCGTTTCGTTTGCGAGGTCGATGTTCGCACGCGACACGATCCAATTATGGCATTCGCAATGCGTTTGTTTGGAAGGGACATTTTCCAGCGGTATCGATCGGTTGGCGATAAAATAGCCAACAGTTTCGGCGAGTGTGCGAAATTGTACAGCAAGTGTAAATTCAGTGGTCCCTCGATCACCTTCAATGTGATGGGCGGACAAACGGATCCCCTGCTGGATTATGATGATTCCTTGCCGGAACAGACGAATGAAGAACCAATTGAGGAAGCTGTCGGAGCAGTCAACACGGAAGAAAATGATGTAGAGGACGAAACAACTCAGGCGACTACGACTACAGCTGCAACTACCGTTCGGTCGAAAAAATATTCTCGCAAACGGAAGCGAATTTTTGCGTTTAGAAAATCGAATTAAGCGGCTGTAGAATACTTtataataatatgatatttattgAATACCTTTTTAAGAACTTTAAAAGtacaaaacattaaaaaatggaAGCCAACTGAACATCgaatacattttttatgcacAAGCTTTTTTTCAGAACCGTTTGAAGAATCCGCAAAGATTTCTCCGATTCCCCGAAAAGAGTGAGGGAGAATTTACAATCTCAGAACAAACggccattgttgcaaaacgcaaaagcagcTTTTTTCGCAATCGTTGAACAGacaaatttttctaaacaaactgatgtttttttccTGAAGATTCATCGAGCAGTAGCGGAGGAAATTGCTTGAGCGTTTTTCTACAATGGCTGTTTCCTGAAATTGTAAATACAACCCTaacaaatacagggtgattgaaaggcgaagcatttgtttctgaacaaaatgtatgaaaaaaacatttttatttattttcatttcgattataattgattttgGTTCAAGAAGATGTGTTACAGTTATTGTTTGGAAATGATTTCGCGTAAATGGCCAATGAATCGGTCGATATGGCGGCGATTTTGCATGGTATGTTGTCTTTGAGTTGAGCTATGGTTCTTGGCTTATCGGTGTATATCTTGGACGTCTAATCGGGTGATCTCGGGGGCCAATCAAAATCATCGTTTTTCGATATGACTAGCCCGGGGAACAATGGTTGTTATAAATCaaatggcatgttgcaccgcccTGTTGAAATCAGTAGCCATTGAAACTATTTTCAGTTTGAAGGAGGGGTTTTTAAAAGATGGGGAATGCGCAAACATTTTAAAGGAAAGTACGTCATCCACAACACAATATTGACACTGTGAAACAAATTCTGAGAAAgaagtatgaattgtcaagttatttgcacctgTAGACTCTATTGTTCATAGAACGTAATATTGAGAATTCTTCCAGGGGGGCAGATTGTTCAATATTACCATTGTGAACAATCCTActaaatttcttgaaaatttgcacATAAGACTCAGTTGTTTCATAAAATTATTTGCTAGTTTAAATCCATTTTGTCCCACTGTGCGTTGTTGAAAGCGAGTgccgaaaaataaaatctggTCCTCTCGGTAGAAACAGTCTGGCAAAATTTGGCATCATCTATGTTAACAAAAGTAAGTTCCATTTGCTTCTTAACATCTCGTCTTCAACTatggactgtcccagaaagtatggacgcactttgatttcgctgtaaataattcacaagtgttagatattcaatttttttcgatatactgataatattagactacaacaacagaatattattccctACATTTGCTacatagccattgtagactagctggcgcactttcttgcgaacgttcctcattaaattccgtacagacttcttggtgacaagttcctatctttttcgaactgttgaatggtttcggctgccgagtcatgtttcctaagatgtgcctttgttaatgcccaaaattcctcaattggtcgaagttgtaggcaatttggtggattcatgtcttttgggacgaaagggacatttttggaagtataccattctaccgttgatttcgagtagtggcaaaaagcaagatctggccagaagacaacaggatccttgtggcttcgaatcatgggtagaagtcgttttcgtaaacattccttgatgtattcgctgttcattgaagcagtgttgatgaagggtttcgaaatcttaccgcagctacaaattgtttgtcagaccatagctttcttaccaaaattttcgacttcaatcgatgtctcggactggtttaacacctgccaatctcgcaccgtataatattgtggtcccggcaaggatttgtaatcgagtttcacgtaggtttcgtcgtccatgattatgcagttcaaaattccagcaagaatcgtattgtacagctttcgaaccctcggcctgatcgatgcctcttgtttcggactacgttttggttgtttctgcttcttaatggttcgaagattcaaacgttctttagcacgaagaacatttgacttcgaagtacccacgtttttggccacatcccgaactgaaacctccttcttttactcgaacgtcttcagtatacgtttatccaactgagggttagcaggacatttttttcgacccgttttcggtttatcctcaaaggtgttatcctcaccgaacttcctgattgcatttcgcacggctttttcacttactccttccatttttgctatctttctcagtgacagtccgcgttctgtgcaccatttgttcacaataaacgtatactaaaggcgtacgagcaaaagaagaaggtttcagttcgggatgtttgttggccacatcccgaactgaaaccttctatgggcacttcgaaatcaaatgttcttcgtgctaaagaacgtttgaatcttcgaaccaataagaagcagaaacaaccaaaacgtagtccgaaacaagaagcatcgatcaggccgagggttcgaaagctgtacaatacgattcttgctggaattttgaactgcataatcatggacgacgaaacctacgtgaaactcgattacaaatccttgccgggaccacaatattatacggtgcgagattggcaggtgttaaaccagtccgagacatcgattgaagtcgaaaaatttggtcaagcaagcaatttgtagctgcggtaagatttcgaaacccttcatcaccactgcttaaaTGAACAGcgaatacatcaaggaatgtttacaaaaacgacttctacccatgattcgaagccacaaggatcctgttgtcttctggccagatcttgctttttgccactactcgaaatcaacggtagaatggtatactaccaaaaatgtcactttcgtcccaaaagacatgaattcaccaaattgcccacaacttcgactaattgaggaattttgggcattaccgaaggaacatcttaggaaacatgtcttggAAGCCGAAacaattcaacagttcgaaaaagattggaaaaaagtgtcaaaacttgtcgccaagaagtctgtacggaatttaatatggaacgttcgcaagaaggtgagcCAGCGTTTGAAAACCTTGCGAGAATCATGCTTTTTTCTTGTCATTTTGTTTCTGGAGTCGGGCATTATCGAGCCTATTATTGCGATTCACCGATTTGGTGACGAAAGACTTAGACATTGCCATGTATTTGATAACAGCTGCTTGAGataatttattgtttattttttatatggaaGCGCAACCACACATTCATATATTCAAGATGTAATTGAACAGCTATCCGAACAACTTCCAACGATGgttcttttcaatatttaatactGATATGGCttcaaataaatatattatatGATTGTAATCATTATATCTTGCTAGCTATTGTTCATTTAGTCTAACTCAATGTTGTTACATCAGGTTGCTTCACTGGTTAAAATAAATAGAATGTAATAGCATTGCATAACAAATTTCATTCGCCGGACTTCCGAAGTTTCCTACAAAAAAAACGCCAAACAGTCGCAAATCAGTCCTGCCCGTCGAATGCGATCAACAGTTGAAGCCTATTTTGTGCAACGTCATTTCCACGATCCTCGATAGTGAAAGAATTTCACTCGGAAAAATATCGGGTGAATAATAATCGAAAGTGCgacatattaccgaacaaatgcCGAACCAGGTGCTAATTACCGCAGTTGTGATGAAACATCGCATTCATGCTGCAATTGCCGCTATTTGAAAAGCGCCAAACTAGATCATTGGGCGGGTTATTGGATAATCGGTGAGATGACACTTCCAGTACGGAAGTGCGATGGTGACTGTTTATTTGAGTAAGTAATTAGCAACTGGAGTTGAGTTAAGCCACGGGTTTAAAGTCTAGTTCAAGCTCGTGGTCGATTGGGTTTTGTTTGGGTACTCAAGTGTCAGTATAGTTGGGAAGATGGTCTGCTCTGGAAGGTTGATATTTCTCACGATTGTGATCATGGGAACCGTTGAAGTAGGCAAAGGCTCGGAACAAATACCGGAAAGGACAGAAGTCCAGGGAAGACAAACAACACCGGATAGTTATTGGTACAATGATGTTTATTACTGTAAGTGTTAGATAAATAGTGGTTGTTTGTGACTAGAGAGTTTACTAGATTCATTTCGTTCCAGGGTGGCCATGGTTCAGTGACCTCGCAACGGTGGTCATGATCAAATTGAAGATCGCAATTGGAATGGCGGCAATTTACGCGTTTGGTGATGGCTATTACTGGTCCAAAGCAAAGACTGAACAGCCAGAAGTCAGCAGTTGGAACACGGAATCTTGGCATCATTTCAAGCATCATCCCTTGTCGTTTCTTAAGGGTTGGGGACGTCGAAAACGAGATCTCATGGAGGATGATGAAAGTGGTACGCCATTGGATCGGTACAAATTTGCGGAGTTTCTGTTCGATGCTTTCGGGATATACGATGAAGACTGCAGACGACGAACCGTCTGTGAATTGGACTTTGAAATTAGTAGCAATTCGAAGGTGGAAAACAGGATCAAGCAGTATAAATTCGATCTGTTTAGGAAATATCGAGGGAAGCCACCCAAGAGCAAGGGAGACTGTGAACGAATGTATGGTAGTTGTAAGATAATGTTAGAAAATGATTATTCACATTTAAACAGTATAGACGATGAAAAAGAAATAAAGGAAACAACTTATCGGCAACCACGTGAATTGCTGTAGTAtaaaaaagcattttttttattgaaacatttcaagattgATCTGTGTTGCCGTTTCACTGAAATCACCTAccgacaaggatggcttttatcgtatcaaagaacgttcgctggcaactcttcaacgattgaattagtgccatcaaagagagttggaaatcatcgcaacaacaaaaacccggcatggctcatttaacatagaatcgacaccagtgcgagagcgaatttct comes from Malaya genurostris strain Urasoe2022 chromosome 3, Malgen_1.1, whole genome shotgun sequence and encodes:
- the LOC131434383 gene encoding uncharacterized protein LOC131434383; this translates as MNRIVRALVFVSIVLNVVIAETAVQLADGKPKDQDQARQAIVPPGRWWPYGWGWGWGWGIAVFVLAIVKGSILLGIFVIWAFFRSFGGHKGHGCAPIIIRESPPPFEHIHDFEHIHHHPWERLAAGNEYPVRTKRSADYIDSQLYWTDMVTDLGFSFLGVHSRDCRKRFVCEVDVRTRHDPIMAFAMRLFGRDIFQRYRSVGDKIANSFGECAKLYSKCKFSGPSITFNVMGGQTDPLLDYDDSLPEQTNEEPIEEAVGAVNTEENDVEDETTQATTTTAATTVRSKKYSRKRKRIFAFRKSN
- the LOC131434384 gene encoding uncharacterized protein LOC131434384, encoding MVCSGRLIFLTIVIMGTVEVGKGSEQIPERTEVQGRQTTPDSYWYNDVYYWWPWFSDLATVVMIKLKIAIGMAAIYAFGDGYYWSKAKTEQPEVSSWNTESWHHFKHHPLSFLKGWGRRKRDLMEDDESGTPLDRYKFAEFLFDAFGIYDEDCRRRTVCELDFEISSNSKVENRIKQYKFDLFRKYRGKPPKSKGDCERMYGSCKIMLENDYSHLNSIDDEKEIKETTYRQPRELL